The following proteins are co-located in the Cydia pomonella isolate Wapato2018A chromosome 19, ilCydPomo1, whole genome shotgun sequence genome:
- the LOC133528393 gene encoding uncharacterized protein LOC133528393 gives MSAADSGYLHSLNNLLQQDYRGVNIAVYALATAGLAVSLHKIRPVSKFSKASQVPNHFIKQHEPLRGRYAGIQHSPLRVLVDHRAPIYLPLWHSSKPPLPVKLWGVDIVSGNAVNWLECVARDQKVTLKPIARDKDSLVSTVQLHLQKPKTKEVETLDIAQKLVELGFAKASVPQSIGKNSIESQLAPAILSAEKHAKKYRNGVWSEKLPPIPIYTVYWRNGLQLVGDLVILSAKNSIKFLGFIFSAAFNGVKNLVLRPLRPSPKQIQTS, from the exons ATGTCTGCAGCCGACAGCGGGTATTTACACAGTTTAAACAATTTGTTACAACAGGATTACCGCGGGGTGAAT ATAGCGGTTTACGCACTAGCCACTGCAGGCCTCGCTGTCTCGCTGCATAAGATCCGGCCG GTTAGCAAGTTTTCTAAAGCAAGTCAAGTCCCGAACCACTTTATCAAGCAGCATGAGCCGCTCCGAGGACGGTACGCCGGTATACAGCACTCCCCCTTGAGGGTGCTGGTGGATCACCGAGCGCCGATCTACTTACCGCTATGGCATTCCAGTAAACCGCCGCTGCCAGTCAAG TTGTGGGGTGTTGACATAGTGAGTGGGAATGCTGTCAACTGGTTAGAGTGTGTGGCGCGAGATCAGAAGGTCACCCTGAAGCCCATAGCTAGGGACAAGGACAGCCTGGTTTCCACTGTTCAATTGCATTTACAAAAACCCAag acaAAAGAAGTGGAAACTCTAGATATTGCCCAAAAGCTGGTTGAACTTGGTTTTGCTAAAGCTTCTGTACCACAAAGTATTGGGAAGAATTCCATTGAATCCCAACTAGCACCTGCCATATTGTCAGCAGAAAAACATGCCAAAAAGTATCGCAATGGTGTTTGGTCAGAAAAACTGCCTCCTATCCCAATATACACCGTATATTGGAGAAATGGATTGCAGTTAGTTGGCGATTTAGTAATCCTATCAGCTAAGAACTCCATTAAGTTTTTAGGTTTTATCTTTAGTGCAGCCTTTAATGGAGTTAAGAACCTGGTGCTGAGACCACTGAGACCATCGCCGAAACAGATACAGACGTCATGA
- the LOC133528392 gene encoding protein SEC13 homolog, which translates to MITVLNTIDTGHEDMIHDAELDYYGLRLATCSSDNSVKIYDIKSGAQTLAADLKGHFGPVWQVAWAHPKFGNLLASCSYDRKVIIWKETGEWTKLYEYAGHESSVNSVAWAPAEYGLVLACCSSDGSISVLTYNQDGNWDVKKISGAHAIGVNSISWCPAISAELNLDPLNNKDAPKRIVSGGCDNLIKIWREQGDQWVEENRLEMHMDWVRDVAWAPSVGLQRSMIASCSQDKRVVIWTSDDNVSWTPTILNTFDDVVWSVSWSLTGNILAISGGDNKVSLWREGSDGQWVCISEVAKGLGQTPNDERSTL; encoded by the exons atgATTACTGTGTTAAATACAATTGATACCGGCCACGAGGATATGATACACGATGCAGAGCTGGACTACTATGGGTTGAGACTAGCCACGTGTTCGTCGGATAACTCTGTGAAGATTTATGACATCAAAAGCGGCGCCCAAACACTTGCAGCTGACTTGAAAGGACACTTTGGTCCCGTGTGGCAGGTAGCCTGGGCTCACCCAAAGTTCGGAAATCTGTTAGCCTCATGTTCTTATGATAGAAAAGTGATCATATGGAAGGAGACTGGGGAATGGACAAAGTTGTACGAGTATGCAGGTCACGAGAGCTCGGTGAACTCGGTGGCGTGGGCGCCTGCGGAATATGGGCTAGTGCTGGCGTGCTGCAGCTCCGACGGCTCCATCTCCGTGTTGACATACAACCAGGACGGAAACTGGGATGTGAAGAAGATATCTGGCGCCCATGCCATTGGCGTTAATTCCATAAGTTGGTGTCCTGCTATCTCTGCGGAACTTAACTTAGACCCGCTTAATAATAAGGATGCACCCAAGAGAATTGTTTCAGGTGGATGTGATAATTTGATCAAG ATTTGGAGAGAGCAAGGAGACCAATGGGTTGAAGAGAACCGCTTGGAAATGCATATGGACTGGGTGCGAGATGTTGCATGGGCACCTTCAGTGGGGCTCCAGCGGTCCATGATTGCCAGCTGCTCGCAGGATAAGAGAGTTGTCATCTGGACCAGTGATGATAATGTCTCCTGGACACCCACCATTCTGAACACATTTGATGATGTTGTGTGGAGCGTGAGCTGGTCTCTAACAGGTAACATCCTGGCTATCTCAGGAGGCGATAACAAAGTTAGCCTCTGGAGGGAGGGCAGCGATGGTCAGTGGGTGTGCATCAGTGAGGTAGCCAAGGGATTGGGACAAACACCAAATGATGAAAGGAGTACACTGTAA
- the LOC133528395 gene encoding DNA polymerase epsilon catalytic subunit 1-like — protein MDRRALAYTLQDLICSRCHQVKRENLSTVCDCAGDFGPLVPVKEVHSQLETFKSIAEYYKMPLLLELIDFHLNNM, from the exons ATGGACCGCCGCGCGCTCGCCTACACCCTGCAGGACCTCATCTGCAGCCGCTGCCACCAG GTGAAACGCGAGAACCTGTCAACAGTGTGTGACTGTGCGGGCGACTTCGGGCCACTTGTGCCTGTAAAGGAGGTGCACTCCCAGCTGGAGACCTTCAAGTCCATAGCAGAGTACTACAAGATGCCACTGCTGCTAGAACTAATAGATTTCCACCTTAACAACAtgtga